acattatatacaatcACAGAATTACTATATTtatgaatgcatttttttattcatcaacagaaaaaaaagatctgcGTGTGGTTTGATAGTTGAATGAGAGGTTCTGCTTTGTATTATCATTGATATCATCTTGTATCTTTGTATCTCACCATTCCAATGTGGACTATTTTCCTATAATTACACTCCCCATTCTTTTATCCCTTAAGCAAAATACATTGTTGTGTATAAATTGGACTGTGTGATCTGGTGTCATTTTACCACACAGCATTAGAGCTCTTCAGAAGTACATTGCATATGTTAATATTGAACCTCGGTGTACATGCcataaatatctatatattcCAGTGTGGGGTGGTACAGatgatattatttttcttttggacTAAATCAGATATCCCTATTCCCAAATGTGTTCATGACAGCTGTGGTTCCAGGATATTGTATATCAGTCAAGTGCTAATTCTTTGGCTCATGTAAATATTGATATATGTTCCATGTGCAGTACCTTTCAGATAAATGCTGATAAATAAACAGAGTTAACTTGagttgtttgttattttactaCCAAACCTATTGAAAGTTGTCAAATGGATGTTGTGATGGTTAAATGGTGAAAGCCTACCTCGGATGAACCTGAGTGTGTCAATGGCTGGTCCTGTTAGCTGAATCACAAGCTTCTGCACCACCATCTCAAACACCTTGTAGTCACTGAAGCCGGGCAACTCTCGTCCTCTGTGCTTCAGGTCATATTCACTCACCACTTCCTGGACTGTTTTGTGGACTGTATTGGGTGTAAAATTTGACCAAAAATCAGTTTCCCCATATGTTCCCACCAATAGGTATCTTTAAATGGATTTTCCACAAGGCAAATTTGAGCTGCTCTGGACTAATACTAGCTGAGTTTTGAGGTATCCAGTATTCTCCAGAAATGGCCTTTGTGGATGCATGTTTTTATTCCCAcaaagcagaagccacaccagagtagTCAAGCTCAACTGATTATACAGGTGGAATCAtgtgtggctcctgcttgattgCTATGAAAATCTGCACAGACACCATCCCTTTGTAGTAAGATTAACCACCCCTGATCTACACTAATGTTCTGTGCATGGAGACAATGTGCTTTTAAAGAAAAGTGTCTTTTGACCATTGAAAATTGCTGCAATAATTTGACATGGCATCTGCGTATGGACTGTGTACTCACATGATGCCTTTGTGTTGTCAAGATGCTCTTTCCACTTTTTGAATTCAGATCGAAGCATCACAAACAAGTTATCATTGTTGATCACTTCCCCAGTTGTCAAACGGTTAATCTTATCATTAAATTTCGTCAAGGTCTGAAAGAAAAATTGAACATGATTTAGGGAGGCTGCTATTATGCTAtggattaaataataataataaaaattattaaaaataataaaaagaatgttACAAACATCAATAAAGAAGGTCTTTCTCTTCTGTGGATCCAGTGGTGGTCCAGCTTCACACTGACTCAGCTCCTTTCTTAAGCTCCACAGCTGCTTCTTGATCTCTTCTGAGATCAGTGGTAAtgatttctaaaaataaaatcaaacaaacagaaaacaataaaaaacatatttagatCAAATTAGATCGGAAacaattaatgattaataaaccCTGAACAGCATTGACATCTGCACTTTGATGCCTAGTGAGCCCGGCTGCCTTTTTGCTTTGCCACACAGCTCCAGATCAATTGATGGAAGTGGCTGCTGGCAGAACAGCATGGTGCAGATAATGTTGTTAATCAAGTGGTTACTCATGGGAATTGCCAAGTGGGTTCAGTGCCACCACCTGGCATCACTAAAAAAAGCGATCCAGCTGGCAGAGGACCAACTGGCATATTCAGGGTCAGACATTCCAATCTTTTATCCCTCACTGTCTTGTTGTTGTCTTGTCCCTGCCTTTTGAAATGGGGCAAATTCCTCTGTGTATTCTattccctccccctccctcttttCAAAATCTATTCTCCATGTTCACTTTCTACACAAGCAGAACCTTCAGCACTCACCAGGACTGGAGCATAACCCAGACACCTTTAGAAGTTAGACACTTTCATAATCAGTGTTCCCTCAGGATAGTACACGATTGGTGatggtactgtatgtacattgGGATGAATATACTCTGGTGCCAGTcagcagtaaaataaaaaaaagtgtaaagtgGAGGTAACAGTTAGTTGACCGAGTATACTaatatgtgtttctgtgtgccgTCAGGCCCCAGTGatagacaagagagagagacagagacagagacagggataGCTGAGCAGCAGAGAGACATGTGTATTGGTGCATAGAAAAGAAAGTCAATGAAATGTGAAAGTAAAGAAAGGGGAAAATAAACAATCCGTCTGAGTTTTCCCCAAGCCTGCCTCCTGTCTCCTCATTCCTCAGTCAGTATATTGTTAATTGTATCATCcttttttacattgaaatacaataataaataatagtataaAGAGTAAAAAGACTGAAAACATACTTTGATGTGATCAACCAGGTCTTGAGTGAGTTTGGTGGCGAGGCACTGAACAGTTGCTTTCTCTTCATACAACAGGCAACTGGCAGTAAGACAATTACAGTGAGTTTCCAGTTTTCATTAGTGGGTTCTTTGTCATTAATAACAAATATGTTCTTCATACCTGAAGAATTCATGACGTCTGAAGAATTCCCTTTCTACCCGGGTGGTCTCAGTCAGAGAGATCTTATCATCAATTTGCTTTTGGccacgacacttaacaatgacatAGCCTTTGCTTAAAGGAATGACCTGATTTCGGACAATATCCAAGATGTTCTTTTCTGTTCCCTTGTCTATAAGGTCTGGCTTTGTAAGAATTGCTGTtagaataaaaaagtataataataataataataataataataataataataataataataatagttattgtTTTTGCTAATGAACGTAGTTGATTCTTTACCCAGAGTCCTTTTTCCTTCAGGATCCACTTCCTGTGCCATTTTCAGAGCTTCTGTTGTTGCTATGTCAACATTACATGGGACTACGACCAAATTTATAGTTTGATCCTTCTCTATATAGTTCAGAATGAGATTTTTGATCtagacaataataaaacaagcaATGTTACAATTCAAATAAAAGCTCATAATCTGGTTAGCAAAAAAAGGCTCAAGTTACAGTTTACACTCACTTGATGTCCAATGTCTTCAGGTTGACCTTTAACAGGAACTCGCGCAATCCCAGGGAGATCGATCAATGTGAGGTCACATACATCAGGAGCCATGATCTGCAGAGTGATGAGTTCATCACAAATTCCAACTCCTTTTCCGGCCAGTTCATTCTGGGctgttacagtgatggagtaagtgttataaaaaataaaatatccttCTTTAAGTGTTACAAGTCATTATTaggactgtttatttatttttttgctacaAGATTATAAAGAATTATTCACATAGTAAATTTAGTGTAAAATCTTTTGGATGAttgaattaaagaaaaaaaaaaaaccctgaaattcTAAAGCAGAACATGAAAGCAAGAACCTGATAGCAAAGTTCCCCTTTCATAATCATAAGAAAGAACATTGAACTGTTTGTCTTTATCTGTATAGTTATTTTTCTCACAAATGTTACAAACCTTCCTCAACGTAGTTCCCAACCAGTGAAGGGTCATTAAACTCAAAGAACTGTTCTTTGTAAGAAATTATGGCTCGCCATTGTACACCACATTTTATCTTCCTCAGCTTCAGCTCCAGTGGACATCTTGTCACAATACCTAAAGTTAAAGAAGCACATTATACAACAGCTTTTGCTTCCCTATAACACCTAATCTCAAACAGGGAAATTGTACccattgtgcgtgtgtgtaaaagaagaaGTGCGATGTCGTGGTTTGAACTGTCAAAACCTCAAAAATTCTAACAactcaaaatgtaaaaatgtaatgtggtAATAGATTTATTATTTGTGATAGAAATAGGAAACACTCACCACTCCCTCTGGGCAATGCCACCCCAGATAGTGCTTCCAAAACAGAACTTTTCCCAGAACTCTGATCTCCAATTACAGCAATAGTTGGCAAAGCCAAATCTTCGTCAATGCCAATCAGCCTCAAAGAGTCAATCAGATCAATATAAGGACGAACTCTCTCCTCTAAATGGCCATGGAAAACTCCTTCCATTGGCttactgtgaataaaaaaaggcaTTGAGATATACATATGACACTCACACAACAGATGACTCTTGATGAATCATTCAATTTATACTGACCTGTTCTGACCATCATAAGCAATATCTTCATAACTACCTTGTTCACTCTCCATCATCTAGGAAACAGTATTTTACCTTTTCTTTAATGCTTACTACAagaagaaatatttaatttgctCCAACATCATAGATATAAAGGCATTTTAATTACCTGGCTGGGAACAGCAACTGAATTTCAGAAGGGATGTGAATGAACTGAAAGTAATTCACGTGGCTCTATttatgcaccacacacacacacacacacacacacacacacacacacacacacacacacacacacacacacacacacacacacacacacacacacacacacacacacacacacacacacacacacacacaaatgtccaCATTTACGCAATAACTTCACAACCAAAAGTGAAACAACTGAATGTCTGGATTTTCCAATGTTCCATGCTTGGAATTTCCATGTTCTTATTTTCTAGTACAAAATGGGGAAAAGTATTTTTGGAAGTTTGGAAGGCATTTTATGTGTTTACAGAAGCACTGACATGCTGTTTCTAATCACTAAATGTTTTCAGCTCTCTACACCAGAGTTCCTCAAAGTAGTTCAACAATGCTGGTACTTTATCTCTGACTTCATTTAGGCCAAAGgcacaacaacaacatgtcTCAACAtgtatttttcaaatatttttcccAAATGGAACTTGTGTTGTGTGAGTAGCTCAATTTctcatacaaaaataaaataaaataaaataaaaaataaaagaaaattctgGAAGAGAATGTTCTTAACATGATGCTTACTTTACCATTTAACATTGATTTGGCTGTGGTGAAAATAACAATGTGTTAAAAGCATAAATATGAATCATAAGAATGCCTTGCATCTTATTTTCCATGTTTCATAAGAATTTCCAGTCACTTTATAGTGATTAAACCTTCAATGTTATTGCCTGCTGTGGCTGGTGAGGGTTGCCGTGGATCTAGAGCATTGGGACACCTACACCAAACATCTGTTGGTCTGGATGCAAATCAAACATTATATTATGAAAATCTAATTACAAAATATTATGAAAAAAGCGATTATTCatgatgtgtatatatgtctaCACCTGGCAAGGTGTCTACAACTTCTAGTATGCAGCTGTTTACTAAGTGTAATCACCTCTAAAAGGAACAAACAATCCATAATGGCTATGGCTGCTGATCCAACAAACACAAAGTGATATCAACAGAtgccagacaaaacaaaaacatgaacttaAATAAGGTGACTATAGAACCAACAACAAAAGATGTTCAAACACTGTTCAAGGGTGTCCTCTGGTGGTCTGGGGAGGATTTGTCTGGGGTTACCTTGACATAGCTCCCCACTTAAGGTGTGAAGCGTCCAAATTTAACATGGCATGGAAACGTGGGTGCAGTGGGGAACACAGTGAGGCCATACGAACATAGCAAAGTCTGAGAGGGGAGTGATGAAAATGTTGTGCTATACATAATTCATCCTGATTTTTTCAGCAGTAAGTAATAAATGTAAGGGTACCAGACTGAGGTATGCTTCTAATCAAGAGTGGGTTCATCCTTTCTCCAtgctctttttattattctggTGCAAGTTTGAATttgtctaatctaatctctTCATAAGAGTTTGTTCCAGAACTGTATGGGATTTATagatgttggtgtttttttttttttttggctctttCTGTGTATGAAGCTTGCTAAGGATTTCCATCTTTTGATAAACTTGcaatattgtatttgtatttactgtGATGAAGTTTTCTCTTGATTGTTGAATTTGGCAAAAGTATGCCTAAATGTGAAAGTAGCCACTACTTAACTTACCCTTAAGTCATGCATTTAAGTAAACTTAAGTCATGCATTACATACTTACTGAAGTCTGATGTCAGGTACATCATTCTAATAAGCCTGACATGGACACAATGAAACATGTATTCTTATCCCAAAGAACAGACTGAATACATTTTGacctgttaaataaaaatgctgcatATTTTCATACAGAGTGATTGCCATCACTCTGAATACGCTGAATATGAACTGAGAAATAATCTGTTTTGTGTGAGAGCTCTTCTGTAGTGATTTCTGTTAAAGTTCAACAAATTGCCACACTGCGAATGTTGTCTAATTGTAAtcttttattacatattaatacATCATGAAGGGTAAGAGAAgaagccaaaacaaaaaaacatttatgaacATGCAATTATTTTCTCTAATTCTTTCTGGTAATTATCAGAACAGCCATAATACTAGGATTCCTTAAAAACATAAGGACAAAAGTATgcctttataatataaaaacaattttattagAGCAAATGTAATTAGTACAATTATTACATTAGTACAAATATTGTGTTAGTATAATTTGTTATTAGTACAAATGTTTGTTGtaaaaactaataaactaatattgaGATTTGGTCTGAAATGTCAGAATAATAATTTAGCCAAAATgacacctttaaataaaatgtattaggAAGTTTAGATATATCTAAATACAGAATAGAGAATatctaaataaacaacaactaTGGATCTTCTGTGAAAGATAAAAGCTGTTTCTGTAGATCACTGGTTTCAGTCCTGAAGGGCCAGAAAGTTTGGAATTTAGAATTTTCCCTGATAAGTTAATCAGGTTCTAAACTTTGAAAAAGCTGTAAAACTCTGATCTACAGCAGCCCTGAGGCTTCAAACAAAGTTGCTGAGTTTCTCTTGAGCAACAGTAAGACGTTCCACGCGGTTCTGCATGTCAATGCGGTGTCTGCTGATATCCGACTCTTCACGCAAGACATCAGCCACGTTGGCACCGTCCATTAAACCCAACATCTCGCTGCACAACAGCTGAGCAGATTCCTTCAGCATGAAGTATCTGATCAACATGGGCACCTGATCAGCCAAGCGCTGCACCACGATCTGTCAGGAGATGGAAAAATCTCTAACTCATATAATTTCCAGGTTTGAAGGTAAATTGAtgtgtattttttctgtattttacatttagtACATCAATTTAGTATGGCAAAAGTCTACATTTGGAGATAGAAAGCATTGTAGTATTAATACAATAAGTGTTTGTAAGAACTATTCTTAAATTAAGATTTATCTTTATACCAGTATGCTTTAGACAACATTCATGATTTGCGTATAATCCACTCTGTAttgttttttacacacacacacacacacacacacacacacacatatatatatatatatatatatatatatatatatatatatatatatatatatatatatatatatgtgtgtgtgtgtgtgtgtgtgtgtgtgtgtgtatatatatatacacacacacacacacacacacacacacacacacacacacacacacacacacacacacacacatatatatatatatttgtgtgtgtgtgtgtgtgtgtgtgtgtgtgtatatatatacacacacacacacacacacacacacacacacacacacacatatatatatatatatacacataaatatatatatatacaattacaGTACAAAATACATTGTACTATTGGATTGGAGTGTGCAGTATAGTTCATTGACCACGTAATTACTAAACTCTACCTCATAATAAGCCTGTAGCATTTCAGGATATTTGCTTCTGTTGTCAAATCCAGCAAAATTATCTCCTAAAGCTTTATGTTCCTCAGTACAGTGAATCTCATTCAAGGTTTTGAAGTAGATGCCATCTTGAGTGTAGACCAGTTGCTCCATCTCAAACTGCTCCATGATCCTCTCCTCCACCTTGGCTTCCTGCTTTGACTGAATGTTGTCTATCTTGTTCTGGGATGTTGATTTGAAGTGTATGATTACAGAGCATCACAATGATGGGATTGAACAATTTcagaattattttacatttcaagGATATGAATgctttaaaacttaaaaacagTATTTACCATTGCAACAAAGTGGAGGTAAGGGTAGCTGAGAAAGCAAGTTTTGGAGACATCTGAAAACTGTTGCTGAATGGTGTCtgaaacattaatataataaacctgataatataatatatacaatcaCAAAATTACACATTCGTGGATGACAGGTTTTCTGTGGCACAAATGCcttgttttcttgtttctcATGGCctgcacttttttcttcttgtggtATGAtagttttaaatacattatgaTATAATGCTGTGGTATAATGAATGGATGACTGTACATTAGTCAGAAAAACCATAATGGGCTGTGGGCTATATCTGGACTGATAAAAGCTGCAATCTAGTAAACCAAATGAATCCATGTTGTAATTTGAAATCATCTTGTTGACTGTAACTGAATTAAAAGATTCTGAAAACAAATTTCTTTTATtccataataaacacatttaaatagagcTGTTTACGTTATCGGACTACTAACTTACTGAAAGATGTTAAAGTGATGTTATGATGGTTAAATGGTGAAATCTTACCTCGGATGaacctgagtgtgttaatgGCTGGTTCTGTTAGCTGAATCACAAGCTTCTGCACCACCATCTCAAACACTTTGTAGTCACTGAATCCAGGCAACTCTCGTCCTCTGTGCTTCAAGTCATATTCTCTCACCACTTCCTCGACCGTTATGTGAACTGATTTGGGTGTAAAATTCGACTAAAAATCAGTTTCCCCATAAATTCCCACTAACAGGCATCTTAACTGGATTTTCAACAAGGCAAATCTTAGCTACTCAGGACTAATTTTAGCTAAAATTTATTAAAAGATCTTTTTCCTCAACACATTGGGTGTCCAATTCTATCCGTTAATAGCCGGTGtggatgcaggttttcattccaacaaatcagaagccacaccagagtctattGAAAGTCATGATCAACTAATTAAACAGGTGAAATCATATGTGGCTCTTGCTGCATAGACACCAACCCTTTGTGAGTAACATTAGACAGCCCCATGTGCATGGAGACTGtgcttttaaaagaaaatgtatttaggCTTCTGTGTATGGAATGTGTACTCACATGATGCCTTTGTGTTGTCAAGATGCTCTTTCCACTTTTTGAATTCAGACCGAAGCATCACAAACAAGTTATCATCGTTGATCACTTCCCCAGATGCCAAGCGGTTAATCTTATCATTAAATTTTGTCAAGGTCTAAAAGAAAAATTTATCATGATTTAGTGAGGCTGCTATTGGGCTGTggattaaaataagaaaaagaaagttacAAACATCAATAAAGAAGGTCTTCCTCTTCTGTGGATCCAGTGGTGGTCCAGGTTCACACTGACTCAGATCTTTTCTAAAGCTCCACAGCTGCTTCTTGATCTCTTCTGAGATCAGTGGTAATGATTTCTATACAAAAAAGGAATGTATCATAAATCCTACAGAACTAATGAActgatattttatttcacagccTTTGACAAATATGTAAATTACTATTACAATGAAGATTTAATGTTTCCAAGACTGCATTTTACACTAAAATCTTTCTTTTAGCTCAGACCTTCAGTGTGCATGTTGTGGGCTTTAGACTAAAgtgataaaagagagagagagagagagagagagagagagagagagagagagagagagagagagagagagagagagaataggcaAATGTTGAAGTTGAAGTATAGAAAGAAAGTTGCTGCAAATggtaaagaaaaaggaaaataaaggatctgtttgtttttccaagCCTGCTCCATCTCCTCATTCCCCACTAAGAAAAGTGTCACATGAGTCAATTGCAACCCAAACTTTCTAAATCAATTTCATGGctgctttttctattttttttattataataccaCACTTATtatgtagattaaaaaataataataaataatatataaaaagagtGAAAACGTGAAAACATACTTTGATGTGATCAACCAGGTCTTGGGTCAGTTTGTTGGCAAGGCACTGAATAGTTGCTTTCTCTTCACGCAACAGGCAACTGGCAATAAGACAATTAAAGTGAGTTCCCAGTTAACATTAATGGGTCATAAATAGAGGGTTATATGTTAGAAATAATACCTGAAGAATTCATGACGTCTGAAGAATTCCCTCTCTACTAGAGTGGCCTCAGTCAGAGAGATCTTATCATTAATTTGCTTTTGGCCACGACATTTAACAATGACATAGCCTTTGCTTAAAGGAATGACCTGATTTCGGATTATAtccatgatgtttttttctgttccctTGTCTATAAGGTCTGGCTTCGTAAGAATCGCTGTtagaataaaaaagtataataataataataataataataataataataataataataataataataataataataataataataataatgttattgtttttgttaatgaaCTTGATTCTTTACCCAGAGTCCTTTTTCCTTCAGGATCCACTTCCTGTGCCATTTTCAGAGCTTCTGTTGTTGCTATGTCAACGTTACATGGGACCACGACCAAATTTATAGTTTGATCCTTCTTTACATATTTCCAAATGAGATTTTTGAtctaaagaaaaataagtcAAGCAAtgttacaatttaaaaaaaaggctgcGAAAAGAGTCAAGCTACAGTTTACACTCACTTGATGTCCAATGTCTTCAGGTTGACCTTTTACAGGAACTCGGGCAATCCCAGGGAGATCGATCAGTGTGAGGTCACATACATCAGGAGCCATGATCTCCAAAGTGATGAGTTCATCACAAATTCCAACTCCGTCACCAGCCAGCTCATTCTGGGCTGTTACAGTGACAAAGAAagtattataaaaaatgaaacctATGTCTTTTAAGCATTACAAGGTTTTTGTTAAAACACATTACCACTGGATAGACATTCCCCTTTTTAGAATCATAAGAAAGGGGTATTATCTGCTTGTCTTTATCTGTACAGTTATTTTTACTCATAGATTTTACCAACCTTCCTTAACGTAGTTCTCAACCAGTGAAGGGTCATCAAACTCAATGAACTGTTCTTTGTAAGACATTACAGCTTGCCATTGAACACCACATTTTATCTTTCTCAGCTTTAGCTCCAGTGGACATCTTGTCACAATACCTGAAGTTAAAGAAGCACATTATACATCAGTTTTTGCTTCCCTACTTTGCCAAATCTTAAACAGGGAAATTGTACCCACTGTGCGTATGTGTAAAAGAAGAAGTGAGATGTTGTGGCTTGTATAAAAATCTCAAAAATTCTAACAActcaaatgtaaaaatgtaatgtagtaatatatttattacttgGTAATAGAAATAGGAAACACTCACCACTCCCTCTGGGCAATGCCACCCCAGATAATGCTTCCAACACAGAGCTTTTACCAGAACTCTGATCTCCAATTACAGCAATAGTTGGCAAAGCCAAATCTTCATCAATGCCAATCAGCCTCAATGAGTCAATCAGATCGATATAAGGACGAACTCTCTCCTCTAATGGGGTGAGGAAAACTCCTTCCATTGGCTtactgtgaataaaaaaggCATTGAATTTTGCATATGACAATCACACAACTGGTGACTCTTTGATCATACAATTTATACTGACCTGTACTGACCATCATAAGCAATATCTTCATAACTACCTTGTTCACTCTCCATCATCTAGGAAACACATTTCAAAAGTTAAGTCACTGTAGCGTTCCTTTAATGCTTTTTGGcatagaatttatttttagtacTCTCACATAGAAATGAAGGTATCGTACTTATCTGGCTGTGAACAGCAACTTAATTTCACAAGGGATGTGAATAAACTGAAACTGCTTTAtggatgcacacacatacagtctgTATATGCCACACCTCTGATATAGAAGTGAAAGGAAAACTGTAATAAATGTCCACATTTGTGCAATAATTTAAAAACCAACAGTGAATCATCTGATTGTCTGGGTTTTCCTGTGTtgctttgttttgattttacatatttttattaggTTTCTCTAAGTATCATGTAAATCTCAAAGGCTTGAGGTTGTAACTGGCATTGTTACAACCTCAAACCTGAGCTGATGAATCCAACAGTCTTCAGAACCTCTACAGCTGGTAGTCTGCAGTTTCACTAAATGTTATCAGCCCAGTCCCTCAAAGTATTAATCACATTGTACTTAATAATTGACTTCAATTatatcaaagaaagaaaatgattcaGATTTGCCAGACTGTTTGTCTGGTATTTTTCCAACTGTAATGAAAAATTTTCAGGAGAAGTTTGAAATCCATTTGCGAATTTTAATGAGAACACAGACCAAAATCCAAAACAGGGAACAATAGTGTGGTCAGAAGAAACAGTCCATGAGGCAAACAATCCAAAACGAAAGTCAAAACACGAAAACCATGAAATACAGATACAAAGGTCATACACAGGCAAAACAAGGAACAAGGTAGTAGCATGGTTAGGTATATAGCAATAATCGGTATGCATGCTGTAACCTCAATGCAGAATTTAAATCCTAATACCAAGAAGTGAACTTGGAACTCAGAAGAGCTCAAAACTTTGGAGAAAGCTCCATCTGGTGACCAGGGGTGGAAATCACCATGTGTACTGTTACAGAGCTCCCCCTTCTAGGAACACCTCCTGGTTTTCATCTCCTTTGGgctggggggtggggtgttGAGTGATCGGGATGGGTTCGGTCAAATTCTTTGATTAAAGCAGGGCCTAATACATTTGATAGTCAGAAGGAAGTTGGAGGTTGGGCATGGAGAGTCATACCAGTTGGCCGGCTGGTAGAGTGAACGCCTCAGTTTCACATGTGCACTCTCCTATACTGCCCTGCTTTGTTGAAACCATTCATCTACCGTGGGTCTGTGGTTTAACCTGACTATTTAATCAGACTCTGGTagcaccacaacacaccacaacaccacag
This genomic window from Tachysurus fulvidraco isolate hzauxx_2018 chromosome 18, HZAU_PFXX_2.0, whole genome shotgun sequence contains:
- the LOC113648839 gene encoding interferon-induced GTP-binding protein Mx3-like, which translates into the protein MMESEQGSYEDIAYDGQNSKPMEGVFHGHLEERVRPYIDLIDSLRLIGIDEDLALPTIAVIGDQSSGKSSVLEALSGVALPRGSGIVTRCPLELKLRKIKCGVQWRAIISYKEQFFEFNDPSLVGNYVEEAQNELAGKGVGICDELITLQIMAPDVCDLTLIDLPGIARVPVKGQPEDIGHQIKNLILNYIEKDQTINLVVVPCNVDIATTEALKMAQEVDPEGKRTLAILTKPDLIDKGTEKNILDIVRNQVIPLSKGYVIVKCRGQKQIDDKISLTETTRVEREFFRRHEFFSCLLYEEKATVQCLATKLTQDLVDHIKKSLPLISEEIKKQLWSLRKELSQCEAGPPLDPQKRKTFFIDTLTKFNDKINRLTTGEVINNDNLFVMLRSEFKKWKEHLDNTKASFHKTVQEVVSEYDLKHRGRELPGFSDYKVFEMVVQKLVIQLTGPAIDTLRFIRDTIQEQFSKVSKSCFLLYPYLQSVAMNKIDNIQSKQEAKVEERIMEQFEMEQLVYTQDGIYFKTLNEIHCTDGQKASEENFSGFDNRNKYPEMLRAYYEIVVQRLADQVPMLIRYFMLKESAQLLCSEMLGLMDGANVADALREESDISRRRIDMQNRVDRLSLAQEKLSNFV
- the LOC113648840 gene encoding interferon-induced GTP-binding protein Mx2-like; translation: MMESEQGSYEDIAYDGQYSKPMEGVFLTPLEERVRPYIDLIDSLRLIGIDEDLALPTIAVIGDQSSGKSSVLEALSGVALPRGSGIVTRCPLELKLRKIKCGVQWQAVMSYKEQFIEFDDPSLVENYVKEAQNELAGDGVGICDELITLEIMAPDVCDLTLIDLPGIARVPVKGQPEDIGHQIKNLIWKYVKKDQTINLVVVPCNVDIATTEALKMAQEVDPEGKRTLAILTKPDLIDKGTEKNIMDIIRNQVIPLSKGYVIVKCRGQKQINDKISLTEATLVEREFFRRHEFFSCLLREEKATIQCLANKLTQDLVDHIKKSLPLISEEIKKQLWSFRKDLSQCEPGPPLDPQKRKTFFIDTLTKFNDKINRLASGEVINDDNLFVMLRSEFKKWKEHLDNTKASFHITVEEVVREYDLKHRGRELPGFSDYKVFEMVVQKLVIQLTEPAINTLRFIRDTIQQQFSDVSKTCFLSYPYLHFVAMNKIDNIQSKQEAKVEERIMEQFEMEQLVYTQDGIYFKTLNEIHCTEEHKALGDNFAGFDNRSKYPEMLQAYYEIVVQRLADQVPMLIRYFMLKESAQLLCSEMLGLMDGANVADVLREESDISRHRIDMQNRVERLTVAQEKLSNFV